One Ignisphaera sp. DNA window includes the following coding sequences:
- the gatC gene encoding Asp-tRNA(Asn)/Glu-tRNA(Gln) amidotransferase subunit GatC, with the protein MSSSDSNILEYLERLTLIKFNEEEKKRVYEEIKKVIELFNEVMKVEGLDNVEPLYHVVEIELPLREDEVLDAIDENHELLKDNAILENDYVKAPKTVGA; encoded by the coding sequence TTGAGCTCAAGCGATAGCAATATTTTAGAGTATTTGGAGCGATTAACGCTTATTAAGTTTAATGAGGAAGAGAAAAAGAGGGTTTATGAAGAGATTAAAAAAGTGATAGAATTATTCAATGAGGTTATGAAGGTTGAAGGTCTTGACAATGTTGAGCCACTATATCATGTTGTTGAGATAGAGCTGCCTCTGAGAGAAGATGAGGTATTGGATGCCATTGACGAGAATCATGAGCTACTCAAGGATAATGCCATTCTAGAGAACGACTATGTTAAAGCTCCTAAAACTGTTGGTGCATAA